From one Sciurus carolinensis chromosome 9, mSciCar1.2, whole genome shotgun sequence genomic stretch:
- the LOC124992441 gene encoding LOW QUALITY PROTEIN: prohibitin 1-like (The sequence of the model RefSeq protein was modified relative to this genomic sequence to represent the inferred CDS: deleted 1 base in 1 codon): MAAKVFESIGKFGLALAVAGGVVNSALYNVDAGHRAVIFDQFRGVQDIVVGEGTHFLIPWVQKPIIFDCRSRPRNVPVITGSKDLQNVNITLRILFRPIASQLPRIFISIGEDYDERVLPSITTEILKSVVARFDAGELITQRELVSRQVSDDLTERAATFGLILDDVSLTQLTFGKEFTEAVEAKQVAQQEAERARFVVEKAEQQKKAAIISAEGDSKAVELIANFLATAGDGLIELCKLEATKDIAYQLSLSRNITYLPAGQSVLLQLPQ, translated from the exons ATGGCTGCCAAAGTGTTTGAATCCATTGGCAAGTTTGGCCTGGCCTTAGCTGTTGCAGGAGGCGTGGTGAACTCTGCCTTATATAATGTGGACGCTGGGCACAGAGCTGTCATCTTTGACCAATTCCGAGGCGTACAGGACATTGTGGTAGGGGAAGGAACTCACTTTCTCATTCCTTGGGTTCAGAAACCAATTATCTTTGATTGTCGCTCTCGACCACGTAAT GTGCCAGTCATCACTGGTAGCAAAGATTTGCAGAATGTCAACATCACACTGCGCATCCTTTTCCGACCCATTGCTAGCCAGCTTCCTCGAATCTTCATCAGCATTGGGGAAGACTATGATGAACGTGTGCTGCCATCCATCACCACAGAGATCCTCAAGTCAGTGGTAGCTCGCTTTGATGCTGGAGAACTGATTACCCAGAGAGAGCTGGTTTCCAGGCAAGTGAGCGATGACCTCACGGAGCGAGCAGCAACCTTTGGGCTCATCCTGGATGACGTGTCCTTGACCCAACTGACCTTTGGGAAGGAGTTCACAGAAGCGGTGGAAGCCAAACAGGTGgctcagcaggaagcagagagggccaGATTTGTGGTGGAAAAGGCTGAACAGCAGAAGAAGGCAGCCATCATCTCTGCTGAGGGTGACTCCAAGGCAGTCGAGCTGATTGCCAACTTCCTGGCCACTGCAGGTGATGGCCTGATTGAGCTGTGCAAGCTGGAAGCCACCAAGGACATTGCATACCAGCTCTCACTCTCTCGAAACATCACCTACCTGCCGGCAGGGCAGTCCGTGCTCCTCCAGCTGCCCCAGTGA